One region of Oryza glaberrima chromosome 7, OglaRS2, whole genome shotgun sequence genomic DNA includes:
- the LOC127780420 gene encoding cysteine-rich receptor-like protein kinase 6: protein MAHRAGCLSMLLTAAVVLLALAPRGAAYPWQVCGTTGNFTANSTYQANLDAVAAELPRNTSSSPDLFATAMVGAVPEQVSALALCRGDANATECSGCLATAFQDVQNMCAYDKDAAIYYDPCILYYSNVPFLSSVDNAASTNRVNLQNVTSDPGRFNGMVAALVNATADYAAHNSTRRYASGEAVLDRESEFPKVYSWAQCTPDLTPAQCGDCLAAIIAKLPRLFTNRIGGRVLGVRCSYRYEVNPFLNGPVMVHLTAPPIPTASPPAAPAAAAAGEGKDYNVPRLVLVILLPTIAALVLINILVWLCFWRRMERLRSGATQPYSSNSAESENISSVESMLIDISTLRAATGCFAERNKLGEGGFGAVYKGTLPDGDEIAVKRLSKSSAQGVGELKNELALVAKLQHKNLVRLVGVCLEQEERLLVYEFVPNRSLDQILFDADKRQQLDWGKRYKIINGIARGLQYLHEDSQLKVVHRDLKASNILLDMNMNPKISDFGLARLFGRDQTQGVTNLVIGTYGYMSPEYAMRGNYSLKSDVFSFGVMVLEIVTGKKNNDCYNSLQSEDLLTLVWEQWTARAVSEAVDPVMGGGFSWSDVMRCIHIGLLCVQENPADRPVMSSVVMMLGSDTVSLRAPSKPAFCARRNGGGGGAGASSGGTSSGTSTAASVQGK from the exons ATGGCGCATCGCGCTGGCTGCCTCTCGATGCTGCTCACTGCCGCCGTCGTGCTGCTGGCGCTGGCACCGCGTGGCGCGGCGTACCCGTGGCAGGTGTGCGGCACGACGGGCAACTTCACGGCCAACAGCACGTACCAGGCCaacctcgacgccgtcgcggcggaGCTGCCACGGAacacctcgtcgtcgccggaccTCTTCGCGACCGCCATGGTGGGCGCCGTGCCGGAGCAGGTGTCGGCGCTGGCGCTGTGCCGCGGGGACGCCAACGCCACGGAGTGCTCCGGCTGCCTCGCCACGGCGTTCCAGGACGTGCAGAACATGTGCGCCTACGACAAGGACGCCGCCATCTACTACGACCCCTGCATCCTCTACTACTCCAAcgtccccttcctctcctccgtcgACAACGCCGCCTCGACGAACCGCGTCAACCTGCAGAACGTCACGTCGGACCCGGGCAGGTTCAACGGCATGGTGGCGGCGCTCGTGAACGCCACCGCCGACTACGCGGCGCACAACTCCACCCGCAGGTATGCGTCCGGCGAGGCCGTCCTCGACAGGGAGTCGGAGTTCCCCAAGGTGTACAGCTGGGCGCAGTGCACGCCGGACCTGACGCCGGCGCAGTGCGGCGACTGCCTCGCCGCCATTATAGCCAAGCTGCCGAGGCTGTTCACGAACCGCATCGGCGGCAGGGTTCTTGGAGTCAGGTGCAGCTACCGGTACGAGGTAAATCCCTTCCTCAATGGCCCGGTGATGGTGCATCTGACTGCGCCACCGATTCCGACAGCATCCCCGcccgccgctccggcggcggcggcggccggagaag GGAAAGATTACAATGTTCCTCGCTTGGTTCTAGTAATTTTGCTGCCTACTATAGCAGCTTTAGTGCTAATCAACATTCTAGTTTGGCTCTGCTTCTGGAGGAGGATGGAGAGGCTACGATCAGGAGCAACTCAGCCAT ATTCCAGCAACTCTGCTGAATCGGAGAATATTTCAAGTGTGGAGTCGATGCTTATCGACATTTCGACTTTACGAGCTGCTACAGGGTGTTTTGCAGAACGCAACAAGCTTGGCGAAGGTGGATTTGGTGCAGTGTACAAG GGTACTCTGCCTGATGGCGATGAAATAGCAGTGAAGAGATTATCGAAGAGTTCAGCACAAGGAGTGGGAGAGCTGAAGAACGAGCTCGCATTGGTTGCAAAGCTCCAGCACAAGAATCTTGTCAGGCTTGTCGGTGTCTGCCTGGAGCAAGAGGAGAGGCTTCTCGTCTATGAATTTGTTCCCAACCGCAGCCTCGATCAGATCCTCTTTG ACGCCGACAAGCGTCAACAGCTTGATTGGGGAAAGAGGTACAAGATCATCAACGGCATTGCTCGTGGCCTGCAATACCTCCACGAGGACTCGCAGCTCAAGGTAGTCCACCGTGATCTCAAAGCGAGCAACATCTTGCTCGACATGAACATGAACCCGAAGATCTCTGACTTTGGGCTCGCGAGGCTCTTCGGGCGAGACCAGACGCAGGGGGTCACCAACCTCGTCATCGGCACATA TGGGTACATGTCACCGGAATACGCGATGCGAGGCAACTACTCCCTCAAGTCCGACGTGTTCAGCTTCGGCGTCATGGTGCTGGAGATCGTGACGGGGAAGAAGAACAACGACTGCTACAACTCCCTGCAATCCGAAGACCTCTTAACCCTT GTGTGGGAGCAGTGGACGGCGAGGGCGGTGTCGGAGGCGGTCGACCCGGTGATGGGCGGCGGTTTCTCGTGGAGCGACGTGATGCGGTGCATCCACATCGGTCTGCTCTGCGTGCAGGAGAACCCTGCGGATCGGCCGGTGATGTCGTCGGTGGTGATGATGCTCGGCAGCGACACGGTCTCGCTCAGGGCGCCGTCCAAGCCGGCGTTCTGTGCCAggaggaacggcggcggcggcggtgccggtgcCAGCTCGGGGGGCACGTCATCTGgtacgtcgacggcggcgtcggtgcaAGGCAAGTAA
- the LOC127780417 gene encoding cysteine-rich receptor-like protein kinase 44: MLAVVVVVVAVLLPLAAAQQTMQFSSCASGAYAANSTYEANLAVLAAALPGKASTAAAGAAAGYATATVGAVPDQVSALALCRGDANATACRACVAASFRVARRDCPSSKDATTYQDGCIVRFSDQRFLDFVGVNSPVSELYSDADSNITAVPVAWFNAAVVALMNATVDTAVAAGSGSNNTKKYFATAVEDFDPKHYPKIYGMAQCAPVMTAAQCRSCLGGFVSSIPWFLNGKPGGRVLGIWCNLRYSVKPFYQGQPMLQISAPPEPPPPAMPSLAAPPTRTARRRRVAGIPAGVACFVVLMLILSAYAFIRFKRKKAAKKDNLLKKMARGKCTIFDLATLKEATENFSEKHKLGEGGFGTVYKGKLPDGQEIAVKKLIESCGHGLNQLHNEVLVLAELQHKNLVRLQGFCVHKDEMLLVYEYIKNGSLDNFLFAHASRGNALSWDQQYNIIFGIAKGIMYLHEDSSIRIIHRDLKANNILLDEDMDPKIADFGLARLIGGGHTHTKTTRIVGTYGYMAPEYAIHGNVSPKIDIFSFGVLVLEIVTKRKNCSYGDGTTDTVNLLSDVWSYWTEGVISQVIDQSLEGHFRNQALRCIHIGLLCVQSDPDDRPDIPSVIFMLTRDNMELQPPTEPAFFFNGNSNSASQTSDQRVYVYDRSGKIYEEDISANGITLTDIYPR; encoded by the exons ATGCTCGCAGTTgtagtcgtcgtcgttgccgtgctgctgccgctcgccgcggcgcagcAGACCATGCAGTTCTCGTCATGCGCCAGCGGCGCCTACGCGGCGAACAGCACGTACGAGGCGAACCTCGCCgtcctcgcggcggcgctcccGGGCAAAGCGTCCAccgcggcggcaggggcggcggccggctacGCCACGGCCACCGTCGGCGCGGTGCCCGACCAGGTGTCCGCGCTGGCGCTGTGCCGCGGCGACGCGAACGCCACGGCGTGCCGCGCGTGCGTCGCGGCGTCGTTCCGCGTCGCGCGGCGGGACTGCCCCAGCAGCAAGGACGCCACCACCTACCAGGACGGCTGCATCGTCCGCTTCTCCGACCAGCGGTTCCTCGACTTCGTCGGCGTGAACTCGCCGGTCAGCGAGCTCTACTCCGACGCTGACAGCAACATCACGGCCGTCCCGGTGGCCTGGTtcaacgccgccgtcgtcgcgctgaTGAACGCGACGGTGGACACGGCCGTggccgccggcagcggcagcaacaaCACCAAGAAGTACTTCGCCACGGCGGTGGAGGACTTCGACCCGAAGCACTACCCGAAGATTTACGGGATGGCGCAGTGCGCGCCGGTGATGACGGCGGCGCAGTGCCGGAGCTGCCTCGGCGGCTTCGTCTCGTCGATCCCATGGTTCTTGAACGGGAAGCCCGGAGGGAGAGTTCTTGGGATTTGGTGCAACCTGAGGTACAGCGTGAAGCCGTTCTATCAGGGCCAGCCAATGCTGCAGATTTCTGCGCCgccggagccaccgccgccggccatgcctTCACTTGCTGCTCCGCCGACTAGAACAG CGAGGAGAAGGAGAGTTGCAGGGATCCCTGCAGGCGTCGCTTGCTTCGTTGTCTTGATGTTGATACTGTCAGCTTATGCTTTCATTCGTTTCAAGAGAAAGAAGGCTGCAAAGAAAGACAACT TATTGAAGAAAATGGCAAGAGGAAAATGCACGATCTTTGATTTGGCTACACTGAAAGAGGCAACTGAGAACTTCTCAGAGAAGCATAAGCTTGGAGAAGGCGGATTTGGTACTGTATATAAG GGAAAATTACCAGACGGCCAAGAAATAGCAGTAAAGAAGCTCATAGAAAGTTGTGGGCATGGACTGAATCAGCTACACAATGAAGTGCTGGTGTTGGCAGAGCTTCAGCACAAGAACCTTGTTAGGCTACAGGGGTTTTGCGTCCATAAGGATGAGATGTTGCTTGTTTATGAATACATAAAAAATGGGAGCCTCGACAACTTTTTATTTG CACATGCTAGTAGAGGAAATGCACTAAGTTGGGACCAACAGTACAACATCATTTTTGGAATTGCCAAGGGAATAATGTACCTTCACGAGGACTCAAGCATAAGGATCATCCACAGAGACCTTAAAGCTAACAATATTCTGCTTGATGAGGATATGGATCCAAAAATTGCAGACTTTGGACTAGCAAGACTGATAGGAGGAGGTCATACTCACACAAAGACAACTAGAATTGTTGGAACATA CGGATATATGGCACCAGAGTATGCAATACACGGAAATGTGTCACCAAAGATTGACATTTTCAGCTTTGGCGTGCTGGTGCTTGAAATTGTAACCAAGAGAAAGAACTGCAGCTATGGCGATGGCACCACTGACACAGTGAATCTCCTAAGTGAT GTATGGAGTTACTGGACCGAAGGTGTGATTTCACAGGTAATTGACCAATCACTTGAAGGGCACTTTCGAAACCAGGCGCTAAGATGCATCCACATTGGGCTGCTGTGTGTCCAATCAGATCCTGACGACAGGCCGGACATTCCATCAGTCATTTTCATGCTAACCAGGGATAACATGGAGCTTCAGCCACCAACAGAGCCTGCATTCTTCTTCAACGGAAACTCGAACTCAGCTTCTCAAACATCTGACCAGCGCGTCTATGTGTACGATCGGTCTGGTAAGATCTATGAAGAGGATATCTCAGCGAATGGGATCACACTTACTGACATATATCCTAGATAA